A stretch of Rhodoferax potami DNA encodes these proteins:
- the recJ gene encoding single-stranded-DNA-specific exonuclease RecJ: protein MKIVPRDIPPRAAWALEQAGLHPLLARLYAARGVTGKDELDDALGKLLPPSGMLGVDRAATLLADAFANNLKLCVVADYDCDGATACAVAVRGLRLLGGRHVDYLVPDRVVDGYGLTAPISERVKQSGADVLITVDNGIASVDGVARAKALGLQVLVTDHHLPGSQLPDADVIVNPNQPGCTFESKSMAGVGVIFYTLLALRSELRKRGVFDAATQPKLDTLLPLVALGTVADVVKLDANNRRLVAQGLKRVRAHAMPAGLASLFIAAGRKAEVATTFDFGFALGPRINAAGRLSDMTLGIECLLTDDPARGDELAKMLDGINRERREIEGDMREQAFAIAESLFDEGDEPPPAICVFDPDFHEGVVGIVASRIKDKLHRPTFVFAASAAEGKEHELKGSGRSIPGFHLRDALDLVAKRYPGVILKFGGHAMAAGCTVAEEFFDDFENGMNEVAQEWLDAATLTRRLETDGPLAAEYRRVDLVDALHKEVWGQGFAAPTFSEEVEVVSQRLVGEKHLSLKLKHQGQPVDGIWFGHTEPLPPKVTLAFRLDADEWNGVRRVRFLVEGAQV, encoded by the coding sequence ATGAAAATTGTTCCCCGAGACATCCCCCCCCGCGCGGCGTGGGCGCTGGAGCAGGCCGGACTGCACCCGCTGCTGGCCCGCCTCTATGCTGCTCGCGGTGTCACCGGCAAAGACGAGCTCGATGACGCCTTGGGCAAGCTGCTGCCCCCCTCGGGCATGTTGGGCGTTGACCGGGCCGCCACCTTGCTGGCGGATGCGTTTGCCAACAACCTGAAACTCTGTGTGGTCGCCGACTACGACTGCGATGGCGCCACCGCCTGTGCGGTAGCCGTGCGCGGCCTGCGGCTCTTGGGCGGACGCCATGTCGACTATTTGGTGCCCGACCGTGTGGTCGATGGCTATGGCCTGACTGCGCCGATCAGCGAGCGGGTCAAGCAATCCGGCGCCGATGTGCTGATCACCGTGGACAACGGCATCGCCAGCGTAGACGGTGTCGCCCGTGCCAAGGCGTTGGGCCTACAAGTGCTGGTCACCGACCACCATTTGCCCGGCAGCCAGCTGCCCGATGCTGATGTGATCGTCAACCCCAACCAGCCGGGCTGTACGTTTGAGAGCAAGTCCATGGCTGGCGTAGGCGTGATATTTTACACCCTGCTGGCCCTGCGCTCGGAGTTGCGCAAGCGCGGTGTGTTTGATGCCGCTACCCAACCCAAGCTCGACACTCTGCTGCCATTGGTAGCGCTGGGCACCGTGGCCGATGTGGTCAAGCTCGACGCCAACAACCGTCGCCTCGTAGCCCAAGGCTTAAAACGGGTGCGCGCCCACGCCATGCCTGCAGGATTAGCTAGCCTTTTTATAGCAGCAGGCCGCAAAGCGGAGGTGGCTACCACCTTCGATTTCGGTTTTGCCTTGGGGCCACGCATCAACGCCGCCGGCCGTTTGAGCGACATGACCCTGGGCATCGAATGCCTGCTGACAGACGACCCCGCCCGTGGCGACGAGCTGGCCAAAATGCTGGATGGCATCAACCGCGAGCGACGCGAAATTGAGGGCGACATGCGCGAGCAGGCCTTTGCGATTGCCGAGAGCCTGTTTGACGAAGGCGACGAGCCGCCCCCGGCGATTTGCGTTTTTGACCCCGACTTTCACGAAGGCGTGGTCGGTATCGTGGCTAGCCGCATCAAAGACAAGCTACACCGCCCCACCTTTGTGTTTGCGGCCAGCGCTGCCGAAGGCAAAGAGCACGAGCTCAAAGGCTCGGGCCGCAGCATTCCCGGCTTTCACTTGCGCGACGCGCTGGACCTGGTGGCCAAGCGCTACCCCGGCGTGATCTTGAAGTTCGGCGGTCACGCGATGGCGGCCGGCTGCACCGTGGCCGAAGAGTTTTTTGACGACTTCGAGAACGGCATGAATGAGGTCGCCCAGGAATGGCTGGACGCCGCCACACTGACCCGCCGCCTGGAAACCGACGGCCCGCTGGCCGCCGAATACCGCCGTGTAGACCTGGTAGACGCGCTGCACAAAGAGGTGTGGGGCCAAGGCTTTGCCGCCCCCACCTTTAGCGAAGAGGTCGAGGTCGTGTCCCAACGCTTGGTGGGTGAAAAACACCTCTCGCTCAAGCTCAAACACCAGGGCCAACCGGTGGACGGCATTTGGTTCGGCCACACCGAGCCCCTGCCGCCCAAGGTCACGCTGGCCTTCCGCCTCGATGCCGACGAGTGGAACGGCGTGCGCCGTGTACGCTTTCTGGTGGAAGGCGCTCAGGTGTGA
- a CDS encoding transporter: protein MTPPAQNYGADPSGLIYGFVFDADGSGRPIGTSEALQWLRQTPPQDGGFVWLHFNLSHTACAKWIKEQLQLSDLFHESLTDGSRSTRVELDDDTLVAVVNDVHYDFAFEPSDIATLWLSVGPQLVVTARLQPLRSIDRLRDAVRRGEKLMSSVALLVHLMHDQGDVLIQIVRNTTARVDDIEDKLLAGRLETKRANLGALRRLLVRLQRLLAPEPAALFRLLRKPPGWISEDDLGDLRQSTEEFNVALSDMAALQERIKLLQEEIAGRVAEANNRSLFVLTIVTVLALPINIITGLLGMNVGGIPLAEHPHGFWWVVAIVVTFTVIAGYIAIRRHRD, encoded by the coding sequence ATGACCCCACCCGCCCAGAATTACGGTGCAGACCCCAGCGGCCTGATCTACGGATTTGTGTTTGATGCAGATGGCTCCGGCCGCCCCATCGGCACCAGCGAAGCCTTGCAGTGGTTGCGCCAGACGCCCCCGCAAGATGGTGGCTTTGTGTGGCTGCACTTCAACCTCTCGCACACCGCCTGCGCCAAGTGGATCAAAGAGCAACTGCAGCTCTCGGACCTGTTTCATGAGTCTCTGACCGACGGCTCGCGCTCCACCCGCGTGGAGCTCGATGACGACACCTTGGTCGCTGTGGTGAACGATGTGCACTACGACTTTGCGTTTGAGCCCAGCGACATTGCTACTTTGTGGCTCTCGGTCGGCCCGCAGTTGGTGGTCACAGCCCGCTTGCAGCCCCTGCGCTCGATCGACCGCTTGCGCGATGCCGTGCGCCGGGGCGAGAAGCTGATGTCGTCAGTGGCACTGCTGGTGCACCTGATGCATGACCAAGGCGATGTGCTGATCCAGATTGTGCGCAACACCACGGCCCGGGTGGACGACATCGAAGACAAGTTGCTCGCCGGGCGGCTGGAGACCAAGCGCGCCAATCTGGGTGCCCTGCGGCGTTTGCTAGTGCGCTTGCAGCGCCTGCTGGCACCGGAGCCGGCTGCCCTGTTCCGCCTGTTGCGCAAGCCACCGGGTTGGATCAGCGAAGACGATCTGGGCGACCTGCGCCAGAGCACCGAAGAATTCAACGTGGCCCTGAGCGACATGGCTGCGCTGCAAGAACGCATCAAGCTGCTGCAGGAAGAAATTGCCGGCCGCGTGGCTGAGGCCAACAACCGCAGCCTGTTTGTGCTGACCATCGTGACGGTGCTGGCCCTGCCCATCAACATCATCACCGGCTTGCTGGGCATGAATGTGGGCGGCATCCCGCTGGCCGAACACCCCCACGGCTTCTGGTGGGTGGTGGCGATTGTGGTGACCTTCACCGTGATAGCCGGCTACATCGCGATCCGCAGACACCGCGACTAG
- a CDS encoding NUDIX hydrolase, with protein sequence MSLPGARAFGAAFAAALTPVQSRYLADAAGRASAAPPPDLQTFWLSEPGHTEPLQLGRMEPERAALLATLLPDCYFQTDGDTAGLHWPALTLPAPERSARLQAALAQCHVRGLVHGWRNEAFAFWHHDCLIPPDDGQPPLLAVERAGFRFLGMRSHAVHINGFTPDGRLWCGRRSLTKATDPGLLDNVTAGGLPAGESPIGCALRELQEEAGAILEDTRTLQEAGLVRTARLDTGGWHDETLLVYNLACADGWAPANQDGEVAGFVCLTAAQTLEQIQAGAFTQDAVASLVQGLGLL encoded by the coding sequence GTGAGCCTGCCCGGCGCGCGCGCTTTTGGTGCTGCATTTGCCGCCGCCCTAACACCGGTGCAAAGCCGCTACTTAGCAGACGCAGCCGGCCGCGCCAGCGCTGCGCCACCGCCTGACCTGCAGACCTTTTGGCTCAGTGAACCTGGCCATACAGAGCCCTTGCAACTCGGCCGCATGGAACCTGAACGCGCCGCGCTTTTGGCCACACTGCTGCCGGACTGTTACTTCCAGACTGATGGGGATACTGCCGGCTTGCACTGGCCCGCGCTGACCTTACCCGCCCCTGAGCGCAGCGCCCGATTACAGGCCGCACTGGCGCAGTGCCATGTGCGCGGCCTGGTGCACGGCTGGCGCAACGAGGCCTTTGCCTTCTGGCACCACGACTGCCTGATACCACCAGACGATGGGCAGCCCCCGCTGCTGGCAGTGGAGCGCGCTGGCTTTCGCTTTTTGGGCATGCGCAGCCATGCGGTGCACATCAATGGTTTCACCCCGGATGGGCGCCTGTGGTGCGGGCGGCGCTCGCTAACCAAAGCCACTGACCCCGGCCTGCTCGACAACGTGACCGCGGGCGGTTTGCCTGCCGGCGAGTCGCCCATAGGCTGCGCCCTGCGCGAGTTGCAAGAAGAGGCCGGCGCCATATTGGAAGACACCCGAACCCTGCAAGAAGCCGGGCTGGTGCGCACGGCCCGCTTGGACACCGGTGGCTGGCACGACGAAACCCTGCTGGTCTACAACCTAGCCTGTGCGGACGGCTGGGCGCCCGCCAACCAGGACGGCGAGGTCGCGGGCTTTGTGTGTCTGACTGCAGCGCAAACCCTGGAGCAAATCCAGGCCGGAGCTTTCACACAAGACGCCGTCGCCTCGCTGGTGCAAGGCCTGGGCCTGTTGTGA
- a CDS encoding carbohydrate ABC transporter permease: MIVVYPIGKLVYNSFFDIDKTGAYIGFVHYVDVWQDPQFWNATKNTLLITLITVPGALIAGLALALLANLPFKRKWPVRLSLLLPWALPLSFAGLIFAWFFNTDYGVVNDVFQRVGLIDESVSWLLKPNWAFAAICLTVIWKTSSFMALILLAGLQMIPRSLYEAAEVDGASRWQQFWQITIPMLMPSIIVALIFRTITALQTFDIPYTMTRGGPGESTETLAMLIHKYTIDYSDIGYGSTLAVFMFLISLAVTGFYLHHIGKNAS, from the coding sequence ATGATCGTGGTCTACCCAATCGGCAAGCTCGTTTACAACAGTTTTTTCGACATCGACAAGACCGGCGCGTATATCGGCTTTGTTCACTACGTTGACGTATGGCAAGACCCTCAATTCTGGAATGCCACCAAAAACACTTTGCTAATTACCCTGATCACAGTTCCCGGCGCACTTATCGCAGGGCTTGCACTCGCATTGCTGGCAAACCTGCCCTTTAAACGCAAATGGCCTGTGCGTTTGTCGCTGCTGCTGCCTTGGGCGCTCCCGCTGTCATTTGCGGGTTTGATATTCGCTTGGTTTTTCAACACAGATTACGGCGTTGTCAATGACGTGTTCCAGCGAGTCGGGCTGATCGACGAATCTGTGAGCTGGTTGTTAAAGCCCAATTGGGCGTTCGCTGCTATTTGCCTCACAGTCATTTGGAAAACTTCGTCATTTATGGCATTGATTCTGCTGGCTGGTTTGCAGATGATCCCGCGCTCACTTTACGAAGCCGCGGAGGTGGATGGTGCGAGCCGCTGGCAACAGTTCTGGCAAATCACGATACCTATGCTGATGCCCAGCATCATCGTCGCACTCATTTTCCGCACCATCACTGCACTCCAAACATTCGACATTCCGTACACCATGACACGCGGCGGCCCGGGCGAGTCCACAGAAACCCTGGCCATGCTGATTCACAAGTACACCATTGACTACTCTGACATCGGCTATGGATCGACTCTGGCGGTCTTTATGTTTTTGATTTCGCTGGCTGTGACCGGCTTTTATTTGCACCACATTGGAAAGAACGCGTCATGA
- a CDS encoding ABC transporter ATP-binding protein, whose translation MASVQLHNVQKNYDGKTTVIHGMDLEIRHGEFVVFVGPSGCGKSTLLRMIAGLEDISGGDVLIDGVRVNDAPPRHRDIAMVFQDYALYPHKTLYDNMAFGLRLRKTPEDEIKRRVMDAARLLRIDHMLDRRPAALSGGQRQRVAIGRAIVRQPKVFLFDEPLSNLDAQLRNEMRSEIKKLHQRLGATIIYVTHDQVEAMTLADRIVVMSGGHKMQYATPDEIYNQPAAQFVAGFTGSPPMNLVPCALSEGTVDLGGARVQLPPTLAARAEIARKHVFGIRPENISPLPRNVTGELSVPSTVVISEPLGAETLVTFQVGQVELVARCAASYKMPAGSQQTLYLDPQAMHLFDGDSGKAL comes from the coding sequence ATGGCCTCAGTCCAGCTACACAACGTTCAGAAAAACTACGACGGTAAAACGACAGTCATTCATGGAATGGATCTGGAAATTCGCCATGGCGAGTTCGTGGTTTTTGTTGGCCCCTCAGGCTGCGGCAAGTCTACGTTGCTCCGCATGATCGCGGGCCTGGAAGACATCAGCGGCGGCGATGTGTTGATTGACGGTGTACGCGTCAACGATGCACCACCCCGCCACCGGGATATTGCGATGGTCTTTCAAGACTACGCCCTATACCCCCATAAAACCCTGTATGACAACATGGCCTTCGGCCTGCGATTGCGCAAAACACCGGAGGATGAAATCAAACGCCGCGTGATGGATGCTGCGCGTTTGCTACGCATAGACCACATGCTGGACCGCAGACCCGCTGCACTTTCAGGAGGGCAGCGACAGCGGGTGGCCATCGGGCGCGCCATTGTCAGGCAACCCAAAGTTTTCTTGTTTGACGAACCGCTTTCGAATTTGGATGCACAACTGCGTAACGAAATGCGCAGCGAAATCAAAAAGCTGCACCAGCGCTTGGGCGCAACCATCATTTATGTGACACACGACCAAGTGGAAGCCATGACCTTGGCCGACAGGATTGTGGTCATGAGTGGTGGCCACAAAATGCAATACGCCACGCCGGATGAAATCTACAACCAGCCGGCTGCTCAGTTCGTTGCAGGCTTCACCGGTAGCCCACCGATGAACTTGGTTCCGTGCGCACTTTCTGAAGGGACGGTCGATCTCGGCGGGGCCCGTGTGCAACTGCCTCCGACTCTGGCAGCACGAGCCGAAATCGCAAGGAAGCATGTATTCGGCATTCGCCCGGAAAACATTTCTCCTTTGCCAAGAAACGTGACAGGCGAGCTGAGTGTGCCGTCTACCGTTGTGATCAGTGAGCCGCTGGGTGCAGAGACGTTGGTTACCTTTCAAGTCGGACAGGTGGAACTCGTCGCACGATGCGCTGCAAGTTACAAAATGCCTGCGGGATCGCAGCAAACGCTGTATCTAGATCCGCAAGCGATGCATTTGTTTGATGGTGACTCAGGGAAAGCACTCTGA
- a CDS encoding ABC transporter substrate-binding protein, with product MNKNWVLKLGAAALTAPLLAGASWAQQTTLRVFVGPNQRPDLQAKLFEQYTKANPNVKVEIETGGATSELQRQYLSTVLNAKDSAIDLFMIDIVNPAQYASKGWIEPLDKYVGGAASLRNDYLPVYQQANIVDGKVMALPSQGDSMFMYYRKDLLAKHGIAEPKTWDELSAAAKKITAAENNPNLQGLSLQGAPIEGAVCTFLLPYWGQGKQFNDAAGKLTLDKSAAVNGLKMWLKMMDDGVVKKNIAEVTTPVTVNEFKAGNVVFAINWGFAFDRFKDDADSKVKNNVGVIPLPAMNGGKSATCMGGWQWAMNAFGKNKDAAGNLIKFLSSKEASAFVAREGSILPVYQSLYSDPAVIKAVPWFKDALPVVLGAQSRPMVEDYGQVSDIIRTTTSAVLARTKTPEAGVDEIAARVSRLMR from the coding sequence ATGAATAAAAATTGGGTTCTAAAACTCGGCGCCGCCGCTCTGACTGCCCCTCTGCTCGCCGGGGCGAGTTGGGCTCAACAAACCACACTAAGGGTTTTTGTTGGACCCAACCAGCGGCCCGACCTGCAAGCCAAGTTGTTTGAGCAGTACACCAAGGCCAATCCAAACGTCAAAGTGGAAATCGAAACCGGCGGTGCAACCTCTGAACTGCAGCGACAGTATCTGAGCACCGTCCTCAACGCCAAAGACTCGGCGATTGATCTTTTCATGATCGATATCGTGAACCCTGCGCAGTACGCAAGCAAAGGCTGGATTGAGCCATTGGACAAATATGTCGGTGGAGCTGCCAGCCTGCGCAACGACTACCTGCCGGTGTACCAGCAGGCCAACATTGTGGATGGAAAGGTCATGGCGTTACCCAGCCAAGGCGACTCCATGTTCATGTACTACCGCAAGGACTTGCTCGCTAAGCACGGTATTGCCGAACCCAAGACCTGGGATGAGCTGAGCGCCGCTGCCAAAAAAATTACTGCCGCCGAAAATAACCCGAATCTCCAAGGCCTGTCCTTGCAGGGTGCGCCGATTGAAGGTGCTGTGTGTACCTTTTTATTGCCGTACTGGGGGCAAGGCAAGCAGTTCAATGATGCGGCTGGCAAGCTCACCCTGGACAAGTCCGCCGCGGTCAACGGTCTAAAGATGTGGCTGAAGATGATGGATGACGGCGTGGTCAAAAAGAACATTGCCGAAGTCACCACACCAGTGACCGTGAATGAGTTCAAGGCGGGTAACGTGGTGTTTGCCATCAACTGGGGATTTGCGTTTGACCGCTTCAAAGACGATGCGGACTCCAAAGTGAAAAACAATGTCGGCGTCATTCCTCTGCCCGCCATGAATGGCGGTAAGTCAGCAACCTGTATGGGTGGCTGGCAATGGGCGATGAATGCCTTCGGCAAGAACAAAGATGCTGCAGGCAACTTGATCAAATTCTTGTCGTCCAAGGAGGCCAGCGCATTCGTAGCCCGTGAAGGCTCCATCCTTCCGGTGTACCAAAGCCTCTACAGCGATCCAGCAGTCATCAAGGCAGTGCCGTGGTTTAAAGACGCACTCCCCGTAGTGCTGGGCGCCCAAAGCCGCCCCATGGTGGAAGATTATGGGCAGGTGTCTGACATCATCCGGACGACAACCAGCGCAGTACTTGCCCGTACTAAAACGCCGGAAGCCGGAGTGGACGAAATTGCCGCCCGTGTAAGTCGATTGATGCGCTGA
- a CDS encoding phosphoglycerate mutase — protein sequence MHTLIPFAAPAGPQCQDAMPRLELPYLAELLGLLTPTPPVLGNDDSLSPLHERVHAKSLNLPGVDGLLPWAALDARQLGLTRNHGDTGWAWITPCHWQINADHVAMDHPDTLALDAHEIDALREAMQPYFAEDGITLHSLNHSTWLAHGEILCDLPTASLARACGAKVDRWMPRVAQARSLRRLQNEMQMLLYRHPVNDARAAQRRLTVNSFWISGTGTLPSGAVDKSDTMSVQHSLEAAALRDDAHAWVQAWQQLDSSLIALLLRQAKAGQPLELTLCGERMAAGFELQNTAWWNRIQRRFTTPSPAELLRTL from the coding sequence ATGCACACCCTTATCCCTTTTGCAGCACCGGCAGGACCCCAATGCCAAGACGCAATGCCCCGGCTCGAACTTCCCTATCTGGCAGAACTGTTGGGGCTGTTGACCCCCACGCCCCCGGTGCTGGGCAACGACGACTCGCTGTCGCCACTGCATGAACGGGTGCACGCCAAAAGCCTGAATTTGCCGGGGGTAGACGGCTTGCTGCCGTGGGCTGCGCTGGATGCCCGCCAACTCGGCCTGACCCGCAACCATGGCGACACCGGCTGGGCCTGGATCACCCCGTGCCACTGGCAAATCAACGCGGACCATGTGGCCATGGACCACCCCGATACGCTGGCCCTGGATGCCCACGAAATCGATGCGCTGCGTGAAGCCATGCAGCCCTACTTTGCCGAAGACGGCATCACCCTGCACTCGCTGAACCACAGCACCTGGCTGGCCCATGGCGAAATCTTGTGCGACCTGCCCACCGCCTCGCTGGCGCGGGCTTGTGGCGCCAAAGTAGACCGCTGGATGCCCCGCGTGGCCCAGGCCCGCAGCCTGCGCCGCCTCCAAAACGAGATGCAGATGCTGCTGTACCGCCACCCGGTGAACGACGCACGGGCCGCGCAGCGCCGGCTCACCGTCAACTCCTTCTGGATCAGCGGGACCGGAACCCTGCCCTCGGGCGCGGTCGACAAATCAGACACTATGTCGGTGCAACACAGCCTGGAGGCGGCCGCGCTGCGCGACGACGCCCACGCCTGGGTGCAGGCGTGGCAACAGCTCGACAGCAGCCTGATCGCCCTGCTGCTGCGCCAAGCCAAAGCGGGCCAGCCCCTGGAACTGACGCTGTGCGGCGAGCGCATGGCAGCAGGCTTTGAGTTGCAAAATACTGCCTGGTGGAACCGCATCCAACGCCGCTTCACCACCCCTTCACCTGCTGAATTGCTGCGGACCCTGTAA
- a CDS encoding Gfo/Idh/MocA family protein: MNNDPLQVRYGIIGCGMMGQEHLRNIALLPGARVTRIFEPDEAMAQSSLALAPGAQRACSLEEVVTSPDVDCLLIASPNFCHAGQLRAIASLRPLPVLLEKPACTQLSDVRELAALGASYSAPIWVAMEYRYMPPVTRLTEEVHKAVTLGPLAMLSIREHRFPFLVKVGDWNRFNRYTGGTLVEKCCHFFDLMRHVVRSEPIRVYASAGVDHNHLDERYSEGTPDILDNAYVIVDFAGGQRAMLELCMFAEGSRYQEEISVVGPHGKVECFVPGPGRFWPENLGEAPVPKVVISPRNPKGPRELDVPVDPVALAAGDHNGSTLYQHQRFNAVVRGQGHVEVGLDDGLAAVLMGLAAQESARTGQAISLVDGDFSLKGLPSKH, translated from the coding sequence GTGAACAACGATCCACTCCAAGTCCGTTACGGCATCATCGGCTGCGGCATGATGGGCCAGGAACATTTGCGCAATATTGCATTGCTTCCGGGTGCCCGGGTCACACGAATTTTCGAGCCTGATGAAGCCATGGCGCAGTCCAGCCTGGCACTCGCCCCCGGCGCGCAGCGTGCTTGCAGTCTCGAAGAGGTCGTGACCTCGCCCGATGTCGATTGTTTGCTGATTGCCAGTCCTAACTTTTGCCACGCCGGGCAGTTGCGAGCCATTGCCTCGTTGCGCCCCTTGCCGGTTCTTCTGGAAAAACCGGCATGCACCCAACTGTCCGACGTTCGCGAATTAGCCGCGTTAGGCGCCAGTTACTCGGCGCCCATCTGGGTCGCCATGGAATATCGGTATATGCCACCGGTCACCCGCCTTACAGAGGAGGTGCACAAGGCAGTGACATTAGGCCCTCTTGCGATGCTGAGCATCCGTGAGCACAGGTTCCCATTCCTCGTGAAAGTAGGTGACTGGAACCGGTTCAACCGCTACACAGGTGGCACTTTGGTTGAAAAATGTTGCCACTTCTTCGACTTGATGCGCCATGTGGTGCGCAGCGAACCTATCAGGGTCTACGCATCGGCCGGGGTTGATCACAACCACCTGGACGAACGCTATTCGGAGGGAACCCCCGACATTCTGGACAACGCCTACGTCATCGTAGATTTTGCAGGCGGCCAACGGGCGATGCTCGAACTGTGCATGTTTGCGGAGGGATCCCGTTATCAGGAGGAGATCTCCGTGGTTGGCCCCCACGGAAAAGTGGAGTGTTTTGTACCCGGTCCGGGCCGATTCTGGCCGGAAAACTTGGGTGAAGCGCCCGTTCCCAAAGTCGTGATCAGCCCACGGAACCCCAAGGGTCCGCGGGAATTGGATGTGCCGGTAGATCCAGTGGCATTGGCAGCGGGCGACCACAACGGCTCGACACTCTATCAACACCAACGGTTCAATGCAGTCGTCCGTGGCCAGGGACACGTGGAGGTCGGACTCGATGACGGCTTGGCCGCGGTACTCATGGGACTTGCAGCGCAAGAATCTGCGCGGACGGGGCAAGCAATCAGTCTGGTGGACGGTGATTTTTCGCTCAAGGGGCTACCTTCTAAGCATTAA